In Streptosporangiales bacterium, the sequence GACCGCCACGACTCGCGCCGAGTTCACCGCGAAGCTCCGACAGCTCGCCGACCTCCTCGATAAGCACCCCGCGATCCCCACGCCGGCGTACCCGGGGGAGCTTCCTGGTCCCCCTTGCCCGCGACGACAGGGCCCGCGTCGACGAGCTCGCCGCCTACCTGACCGCACACGGCATCGCGTTCACCGACGACGACGGCCAAGACAGCCGAGGGGTCGACCTCCTCGGCGACTTGTACCACGTGTACAGCAACTCGTCTGAGTCGATGGCCCGGCACAACGCCTGGTCCTCCTACCGCGGCTCGGTCGAGCCGGATCGGATAGACGCCGGACGGTAGCCGCCCGGTCGCGTCTCTCAGAAGCAGCACCCTCCCAAGACCGGCGGCGGACACTCGATCGCAGGTGCCCGCCCCATAGCAAGTCACGCACTCAACCAGAAGGGCACCACCATGACGCACCACGTCCCACCCCAGCCGCCGATGCAGCCGGGACCGCCGCCGGCCCCAGCTCGCGATCGCCGCCGGCTGCGTCCTGACCCGCTTCCAGCGGACGGTCTGGGAGCAGGCACGCCAGATCGAGTACCTGTTCGGGTTCCACTGGTACCGGGTGATCCAGAACGCGGCCGACACGCCGACGGGCGTTCGCCACGCGTGCCGCGTCGGCGAGCTCCGGCAACTCGTCCACGACGACAGTGCGAGTTAGGCCGGCCTTGTCAAGGCGTATGCCGGATTATGCCGTGCATCCCCCGTTCGTATTGACCGTGCGCTCCGGCGTAGCCGATCATCACGGGACGCACACAACGCGTGTACTCGGGAGGAGCGACCATGATCCGGTTCCTGTGCAAGAACCCTGATTCGAAGGTCGAGAACTGCCCTGCGGTCTTCGTCGATGACGAGACCGGTGACCTGCTCATCCAGGGTTGGATCGAGACCGACCCGGCGACGCTGGCGACAGCCGCGGAACACAGCCCGCTCGCCGAGAACGAGATGATCGTGCGCCTGCCGGCAAGCATGCGCGAGCTGATCTTGGAGAAGCTGGGTGCCGAAGCCGTTCGCTGAGCTACTCGCGGCGTGTAGCCGCTCAGCTGTCCACCTCGAGATGCGCGACACGTACACGCCCGACGACCCGGTCTTCCAGCGGTGGCTCGCCGGTGAGCAGATCGACTGGCTTGCCGGCGAGGATGAACAGCGGTGGCACGAGCTCGTGCGAGAGACCGTCGCACACGGGGTTGTGATGCGGCGGGCGCGGATCATCAGCGAGCCGATCACAGACCACATCCGGCACGAGTATGAGGCCACCGACGCGCTTAACGTAGCCGCCGGCGAGCTCGTACGGTGGCTGCCTCGCGACCGAGCATCCGACCTGGCTCTGCCAGGAAACGACTGCTGGATACTCGACGACCGGCAGGTGCGGTTCGGACACTTCGCCGGCGACGGTCGCCACCTTCGTGACGAGCTGACCGAGGAGCCCGCCGTCGTGAAGCTGTGCAGTTCGGCGTTCGAGGCAGTGTGGGAACGGGCCATCCCTCACGAGGACTACCACCCTCGCTGAGTACATCACCGCAGGCGGGACACTGGTGGCATGTCTAACCCGTCCTCGTCGGCTCAGGCGCAGCTACGTGGGCTCGCGAATCGGCTTCGTGACCTGCGAGTGGACGCTGGCCTGACCGGTGTAGGGCTGGCGGCCGATCTCGGGTGGCATCAGAGCAAGGTGTCACGAATCGAGAACGCGATCCGGCCACCGTCGATCGCGGACGTGCAGGCGTGGTGTCGGGCGTGTGGCGCCGACCACCAGGCCGCCGACCTCGTCGATGCACTCCGCACGGTCGAGGACGCGTACGTGCAGTGGCAGCGGCTGCAGCGCGCCGGGCTGCGTCGCCTCCAAGAGTCCTACGTGCCGCTGCACGAGCGCACCAGGTTGATGCGCGTTTACAGCTCCCAGCTCATCCCTGGGATGGTCCAGACACGGGACTACGTGACCGCATTGCTCGACTCGATGTCGGACGCCCCGAATGACGTGCCCGAAGCGGCCGACGCGCGAGTAGCGCGGCAACGCCGTCTTCACGAAGGAGGCCACCGATTCGCGTTCGTACTCGAGCAATCCGTGCTCCGCCGCAGTGTCGGTGGCCCTGAGGTGATGGCTGGGCAGCTACGCCACCTGCTCGCGGTTATGTCCCTACCGTCGGTCTCGCTGGGCATCGTTCCGGTCGACGCCGACTTGCCGCAGTGGCCGGTGGAGATGTTCACCATGTACGACGACGCCGAGGTCCGGGTTGAACTGCTGTCCGCGCTGATCACCATTACCGCGCCGA encodes:
- a CDS encoding helix-turn-helix domain-containing protein, with protein sequence MSNPSSSAQAQLRGLANRLRDLRVDAGLTGVGLAADLGWHQSKVSRIENAIRPPSIADVQAWCRACGADHQAADLVDALRTVEDAYVQWQRLQRAGLRRLQESYVPLHERTRLMRVYSSQLIPGMVQTRDYVTALLDSMSDAPNDVPEAADARVARQRRLHEGGHRFAFVLEQSVLRRSVGGPEVMAGQLRHLLAVMSLPSVSLGIVPVDADLPQWPVEMFTMYDDAEVRVELLSALITITAPSEIRLYTAAFANLASMAVYGHSARDLITSALADFDIHA